A window of the Cicer arietinum cultivar CDC Frontier isolate Library 1 chromosome 6, Cicar.CDCFrontier_v2.0, whole genome shotgun sequence genome harbors these coding sequences:
- the LOC101515353 gene encoding uncharacterized protein, with protein MDLAPEELQFLNISNILGESISIPKTSPKTFYLITLTLIFPLSFAILAHSLFTHPLIVHLQSPFTDPSQTSHDWTLLLIIQFFYLIFLFAFSLLSTAAVVFTVASLYTSKPVSFSSTISAIPKVFKRLFVTFIWVTLLMIMYNFVFVLSLVLLVIAVDTDNSFLLFFSIVVILLLFLVVHVYITALWHLASVVSVLEPVYGFAAMKKSYELLKGRVRYAAVLVCGYLLICGVIGGMFSVVVVYGGDSYGVFSRIVIGGFLVGVLVIVNLVGLLVQSVFYYVCKSYHHQGIDKSALHDHLGGYLGEYVPLKSSIQMENLDV; from the coding sequence ATGGATCTAGCTCCAGAAGAACTCCAATTCCTAAACATCTCAAACATCCTAGGAGAATCAATCTCAATCCCCAAAACTTCCCCTAAAACCTTCTACCTAATCACTCTTACCCTAATTTTTCCTCTTTCTTTCGCAATCTTAGCTCATTCCCTTTTCACACATCCTCTCATTGTACACCTTCAATCTCCTTTCACTGATCCTTCTCAAACCTCTCATGATTGGACTCTTCTTTTAATCATTCAATTCTTCTACCTTATTTTCCTCTTCGCTTTCTCTCTCCTTTCCACCGCTGCCGTCGTTTTCACCGTCGCTTCTCTTTACACCTCAAAGCCCGTTTCTTTTTCCTCTACCATTTCAGCTATACCCAAAGTCTTCAAACGTTTGTTTGTTACTTTCATATGGGTCACTCTCCTTATGATTATGTACAATTTCGTCTTTGTTCTTTCTTTGGTACTTCTTGTTATAGCTGTTGATACTGATAATTCGTTCTTGCTGTTTTTCtctattgttgttattttattgttgtttttagtTGTTCATGTTTATATAACTGCTTTGTGGCATTTGGCTAGTGTTGTTTCTGTGCTTGAACCTGTTTATGGTTTTGCTGCTATGAAGAAAAGTTACGAGTTGTTGAAGGGTAGGGTTAGGTATGCTGCTGTTTTGGTTTGTGGGTATTTGCTTATTTGTGGGGTCATTGGAGGGATGTTTAGTGTTGTGGTGGTTTATGGTGGTGATAGTTATGGTGTGTTTTCTAGGATTGTTATTGGTGGGTTCTTAGTTGGTGTTCTTGTTATTGTCAATTTGGTTGGGTTGTTGGTGCAGAGTGTGTTTTACTATGTTTGCAAGAGTTATCATCATCAAGGGATTGATAAGAGTGCTTTGCATGATCATCTTGGTGGATACCTTGGAGAGTATGTGCCTCTTAAGAGCAGCATTCAAATGGAAAATTTGGATGTATGA
- the LOC101515686 gene encoding aspartate carbamoyltransferase 3, chloroplastic, with the protein MAASSSLFSYSMHMEVFAPKISKCSKDFICCHRKISYTEPSYLKSTCYPISRFLCINNLSKWGKMKKTRQGDGIHYFSDGQKFQLDDVIEAQQFDRDIFNAIFEVARDMENIEKNSPGNQILKGYLMATLFYEPSTRTRLSFESAMRRLGGDVLTTENAREFSSAAKGETLEDTIRTVEGYSDLIVLRHFESGAARRAADIAGIPIINAGDGPGQHPTQALLDVYTIEREIGKLDGIKVGFVGDLANGRTVRSLAYLLAKYKDVKIYFVSPDVVKMKDDIKDYLTSKGVDWEESSDLVEVASECDVVYQTRIQKERFGERLDLYEKARGKYIVNQNILKVMQRHAVVMHPLPRLDEITVDVDSDPRAAYFRQAKYGLYIRMALLKLLLVGW; encoded by the exons ATGGCTGCTTCATCTTCACTTTTCTCCTACTCAATGCACATGGAGGTGTTTGCTCCAAAGATATCAAAATGCAGCAAAGATTTTATATGCTGTCATAGAAAAATTTCCTATACAGAACCTAGTTATTTAAAATCAACATGCTATCCTATTTCACGATTTTTATGCATAAACAATTTGTCAAAATGGGGGAAAATGAAAAAAACCAGGCAAGGAGATGGAATCCATTACTTTTCGGATGGGCAGAAATTTCAACTTGATGATGTTATTGAAGCTCAACAGTTTGATAGAGATATTTTCAATGCCATTTTTGAGGTTGCACGAGATATGGAGAATATTGAGAAGAATTCTCCTGGAAACCAAATTTTAAAGGGTTATCTTATGGCTACATTATTTTATGAGCCCTCTACTAGAACTAGACTTTCATTTGAGTCTGCCATGAGAAGACTAGGTGGAGATGTTTTAACAACTGAAAATGCTAGAGAGTTTTCATCCGCAGCTAAAGGAGAGACGCTTGAAG ATACAATAAGAACAGTTGAGGGTTACTCCGACTTAATTGTGCTTCGACACTTTGAAAGTGGTGCTGCGAGAAGAGCTGCAGATATAGCTGGGATTCCAATAATCAATGCGGGCGATGGTCCTGGACAACATCCGACCCAG GCACTTTTGGATGTTTATACCATTGAAAGAGAAATTGGAAAGCTTGATGGTATAAAAGTTGGGTTTGTGGGAGACTTAGCTAATGGGAGGACAGTTCGTTCATTGGCCTACTTGCTTGCAAAGTACAAAgatgttaaaatttattttgtctctcCTGATGTGGTAAAAATGAAG GATGATATAAAAGACTATTTGACATCAAAGGGAGTGGATTGGGAAGAAAGTTCTGATTTAGTGGAAGTGGCCTCGGAGTGTGATGTGGTTTATCAAACTCGTATTCAAAAAGAAAGATTTGGAGAAAGACTTGACCTTTATGAAAAAGCTAGAGGCAAGTATATTGTGAATCAGAATATTCTCAAGGTGATGCAGAGACATGCTGTGGTTATGCACCCTCTTCCAAGACTTGATGAA ATCACTGTGGATGTTGATTCTGATCCAAGGGCTGCTTACTTTAGGCAAGCCAAATACGGTTTATATATTCGAATGGCTCTTTTGAAACTCTTGCTTGTTGGGTGGTAA